The Populus trichocarpa isolate Nisqually-1 chromosome 18, P.trichocarpa_v4.1, whole genome shotgun sequence genomic interval gtaatatttataatattaataataacattaaacttgcatggcctaaatttaagtgggtttgactgcaataccagacccaatagcattggacgtaggtctagctgcaaggtcgtgtcataaatgtGTGAtgattaaatagattagttaaaaagaaaaaaataaagaaaaaaaaccaacaggaaaataaaaactaatgaagaaaaagaaaaaaaatatgaattaactgggttaacccttcaaaccaggttaacccgtcataccttgaattcgtatcgtgaaagtttgataattaaaaaggaaaaaaaacaaactaatgggttaacccagaattaagtggcctaactcgtcaaaccaggttaacctgtcaaacccgaaatccgtgtcatgaaagtttaataactaaatagaaaaaaaattaacattaacaatttaaattaaacaaaaaaattaattagaaagaaaaaaaacaaaaggatgagcctttttactgtggactgtactgtgcaatccacagtcaaatgcataaaaacaacaaaaagaaactaaaggcatcggccgagaactacttagaaaaaaatttaatattaataaactaaattaattaaataaaattaattaaaaagaaaaaataaaagaaaaaaacctttaagaagaaaaaaaaactaaatagaaagaaatttaacattaacaaactaaactaaacgaaaaaaaaataattaaaaagaaaaaaaagcaaaaaaaaaaaatttcaggttaactcgtcaaaccaggttaacccgttaaacccgggatccgtgtcatgaatgtctggtaactaaataaaaaaaaaagtgaacattaacaaactaaactaaaaaaaaaaattttaaaaaatccgggttaactcgtcaaaccatattaacccgttaaacctaggatccgtgtcatgaaagtctgataactaaataaaaaaaatttaacattaaaaaactaaattaataaaaaaaaaattatgaaaataaaaaacaaaaaaaaaattgacgggtcaacccagaattaactgggttcacccgtgaaaccaggttaactcgtgaaactcgagatatgtgtcatgaaagtctgataactaaataaaaagaaatttaacattaacaaaataaaataaatgaaaaaaaattaattaaaaagaaaaaaagcaaaataaatatatttctgggttaacttgtcaaatcaggttaacccgttaaatccggaaaacgtgtcatgaaagtctgataactaaataaaaaaaattaacattaataaactaaattaaacaaaaatattttgttagaagaaaaaaaataaagaaagaagcaaaaaaaaaatcccgaaaagcataaaaaaacagctaaaaaaaataagacaacttaaaaaaaaaaaccaaaaacggatcagtgttttactgtggactgcactgtgcagtccacagtaaaacactgatccgttttagtatatgttacaattaattaaaaagaaaaaaaaaattcgggttaactcgtcaaatcaggttaacccgtcaaactcgggatccgtgttatgaaaatttgataactaaataaaaaaattaacattaacaatttgataactaaataaaaaaattaacattaacaaactaaattaaacaaaaaaaaattcattaaaagaaaaatacacaaagaaaaaagcaaaaaaaaaaaacccataaaggcatagaaaaccaaaaaaacaaaaaaaaacagaaaaaaggtaaaaaataaaaaaaaaacgaaaaaaaagggaaaaaaaaacaaaaaaaaaaagaggagaggactgctcagcgtttcactgtggacttgcacagtgaaacactgagcagttttagttttttcttaattccgCGCCACAATGCCTCTTTTCTGCTTTAGGGGGCACAAAAACCTGACCAGCAGTTCGACGCACCATGTTATTAGATATAGCTTTACTTCAAGGGTTAACCTGATGTCCCATTAATTAAAATCTAGTTTGGATACTATTTTATATCGAATCAAAGTTGAtcctattaaatttaattattaaatagacatatttatattattaaattcagctCGATTTAATAAGTCAGTATACTAAACCATCAATTAAAATCTGGTTTGGGTAGTGTTTTATATCAAATCGGGTTAGAAGTTGACTTGATTAAATTTGATCGATTTAGCAGATCAAACCGCAATCCAATTGACCGAATTAAAACCCAGGTACAACCCTATTTGACtttaaaagaaatctaaaaccatgtgttttttacttttttaaaaaatcttgaaaccaTGTTGTTTTAAATTGATCCGGTAAATCTAGATTGACTTGTCCAACCTAAAACTGGAATCTTGACCGAGTCATAAACCCTGGATTTTATAACCATGCCTCCCGGGCCTAGAACGTGTCAAGTTTGGGAGGTTTGACAAATGTGGATGTTACAGAGTAGATTCTGAAagaattgattgttttttaatgaaatattgtgCACAATCACATCATGTACCGTCATAAAGCAGCAAATTATCAGCACAGGCCCTACCTGACACTTAATCTCCAGTGAACTTTTCTAAAGGAAAGATGTTGGCTTTGCATGGACATGCAGTAACATCCATTCTGAAGCCAAGTAATTAGTCACCTGAATGGATTAAGCTTTGATAGGATTTCCATTTCCCAGAAAGAACAGACTTTTACTTGATGGATAGAATTCTGAGTAGCAGTAATTGCTCTGATCTCTCCCCTTTCTTCTTTCCACCAGAAAATCATCCAGACGCCACTGCAGACTCTGCAGCTTTGTGATGACCAGTTCACCATCCTCTTCAGTGTTAATGACGTTGTTtggaataaaacaaaacataaacaaaagctTTTGTCGATGTCATCTGTTACACATCTCTATcagatatgaataaaaaatggagAGCCGTGGAGGAGAAATCTCGTCGGTATTTCCATAAATAAAGACcttaaaagtcaattaaaaagcCTACCCTCATCATTGATTCAAGAAAGATAGAGTTCTTTTGATGGGGATTCTCTGTTGTTGCAGTTCTGGTCAATCAAATCCAGCCCTAGATACTGGCCCTGCTCCTGTTGTACTAGCCCCAGTATCAATCCCTGACCCAGACATAGCTCCTACCTCTTCTGGACATCTCTTTGAAGGTTGGTTTTCAACTATatcattttcctttcattttcattccatACTTGGTGATCTTGTTGAAAAACTCATTGCAAGCCTGTATCTTTCTTCTAACAGGTTGAAATTATGCTCTATTTTCACTTCCACATTCTTTTGATAGTTTAGAGTCCCTTTGACTTATATACTTTTGCAGGATTTGAGTTGTTCTTTAACTTTTGACTAGAAAAAGGAAGTCATAATTAACTTTTgacgaagaaaaaaagaggtcaTAATCATGTCCAAGCACTCTTATTTTCTCAGTTTTTCGCTTGACTGAGGATATCATTAATCAAAGCCAGGCAACTAAGCAGGGAGCTCGATCCTGCTACAAAGCCAATACAAGAAACAGAACATCTAAAAGCAACAAGAAACTCTTCAACTGCTACAAACTAACAGCAAGAAATACATGCCAACTGAAATTCCACAACTAAATAGGTCAGAATATCTGGGGTCCTTTCGGCTTCCGAGCGTAAGAATTTGAACTTGAAGCTTCATGAATCCTGTCATTTCTCTCcttccaaacaaaatatatatccacATTAAGCCAGTCTAAGAATGCTTGAAGGGAAGGACTTTTTCTGCAAATACTGCTAGGCAAATTCAAATTCCGCATTCCAGTCAGCTACTCTTCTATTGATGTTGCTCGATTGCAGGATAGTACTCCATATTTTCTCCACTCAAgggcatgaaaaaataaatgatcccGCATCTCATTTCTAATTTCTGATGCTAGAAGATATTTCTGAACAGTTGAAATTGTGGTAATTTCATTATGTTCAAGGCCTTAATTTTCCCAACTTGCATTTACTCAGGTGAAATATCCTTTCTGGTTAGCGATGTCACCGTCAACAACTGGTTCTCTATGGTAACCATGACTTTTACAAGAAGGAGGTCCGCTGCTTTGGGAAAAAATGCTCCTGAGGACATTGAACTGCCAGCCCTTCCAGATGAGACACCAGAGTCAAAGTTGAGAGTTTTCACGTTTGAACAATTGAAGACAGCAGCCTTCGATTTTAGAAGTGATATGTTACTGGGAAAAGGAGGTTTCGGCAGTGTCTACAAGGGTTTGCTCaaagaaaagttatttaaagGATATACCAGGAAACGGCGGATTGCTGTCAAGAAATTGGATTCTGACAGCAAGCAAGGTCTTCGACAGTGGCAGGTAATTTCCTATTTATGATTGCTGGCAGTTTTCTCtaagttcattttatttgttgtcaTTGAGGCGTGCTGGTGCAGGGGCCTTCTTGAGTGTCTTCAAAGGTATTGGAAAAGCATTGAAATGTCGCTGAACCGGATGTTCCAAAACGATGTTTCCATGGCTTTTTCAATGCCACTAGTACAATTTATCTTTCATAGTTGATCTTTTAGGGCATCAATCTTCTGTCAGCCGAACATGaaagtttaatttgtttcaaattgTGAGGTTAGGTTAGATATATACGTCTCGTCTGAaatgaaatttttctttctgttcATTATACTCCTCCGCGGATGAAATCAAAATTGTTTCCTTATCTTCAGAGTCTCAGTTTTATTGTTGAGTAATTATTTAACTGTTGCATATTTGGTTGTCATTTATTGATACAGACAGAGGTCGGTTTCTTAGCAAGGGTTTCTCATCCAAACATTGTAAAGCTGCTAGGATACTGTCAGGAAAATGCAAATAAAGAGTTGCTTATTGTCTATCAATTCATGGAGAAAGGCAGTTTAAATTACCATTTGTTTGGAAGTAAGAACACTCCTCTGCAGCATTAAAGTAAAGTTGTATTGAACAAAATGCACAAGCTTTTCGCCAATGAAATAATTTCATAGATCATAAAACCTCAGTTGATCTCTTACcactgatgtttttttttttaacttgtgcAGAGCGCTCTGATCGGCTTCTTCCTTGGGAAACAAGGTTAAAGATTATAACAGGAATGGCTCGAGCCCTATCTTATTTGCATACAATGGAAAGGCCAATAATTTTCAGAGATTTCAAGACCTCGAATATATTGCTTGATGAGGTAAAGTTCTTTAGGAATTGAGTAGCATTGAGCAAAACAaatcattcttttattattatttttttgaaaaatgaaatattgtTTCCCATAAGAAAACTATATCCTTAATTCCATCTAACATCGGAGTTTCTGAATGCAGACCTATACTCCGAAACTATCAGATTTTGGCTTGGCAAAATGGGGCCCCAATGATGGTAGTTCACATGTAACAGGAAATGTTATGGGCACATATGGCTATGTTGGTCCTGAATATAAGAATGGAGGTAATTTCTGCTACTTTCTAAACTTGGATGCCtcaatgtttgatttgttgatggtGTACTTGGCTTGGTTTTAGTTTGTTATGATTATGGATTACTTGAAATCGCGATATAGACCTATTTTATACTTTGTCCTGACAATTGTGATGTTATGGGGATGATTAGGGAAGTTGTATGTAAAGAGTGATGTGTACAGTTATGGAGTAGTATTGATGGAGATGCTGACAGGCTTACGGGCAATTGACAAAAATCGGCCGCCAGGGCAACAGGACCTGCGGGAATGGGCTTTACCGTTTCTTTCAGATAGATCAAGGTTGAGACATATAATGGATCCCAGACTGCAGGGTAAATATGGGACCAAACAAGCTTCAGAAATAGCTGTACTTGCTGTTAGATGTGTTAAAGCAAATCCCACATTCCGGCCATCTATGAAAGAAGTTGCTGAGACATTGGATAGATTGAAGCTCCAGAAGTAGCACTACCATGCCGGCTATTGATACAAGAAGCAGCTGATACAATAGATTGAACTTCGATTGCGGTTTATATAAACATGTTACAGAAGTCAATTGATAAACACTTTGATCATTTCTGGTCCTGCAAGATTTTGCTTGTGATCTGTTTCACTTCCCCGATGAGAAGAAGTGGTCTTTGGTGTGTAAATAAtgtaaaaagataattaagaCGTCCTTAATATACAGCTTTGGCAACACATAATATTATCTTCTTTGACAATTTATAATCGAAAACCTGAAATAATTCAGCCTTATAAATCTGGTGTTAACTAAATCTGAATCACTCAAATAAAAATGGGAAGAAATGTAAAGTAGTCTGTTTCAAAGGGAGCCTTATtacagaaagaacaaagaaagattCAGATAATCTCCAATAATCTTCTCAAAAATCAGTAACAGATGACAGTTACTGCTGAAATGAAACATAATTAACAGTTTATACTTTAGTAATCACAATACCGAAACGCAATGGAGGGCACATGTTGAACTTTGTAGTAATCCTCTCCTCCATGCTCAAGCCTAGTTCTGAATGCTTTAAGCATTGACCGGATCTCCATTTCACGGAGACTGGTAATGAATCTTAGCCCTTCTGGGACAGTCTTCAAGGACGTGCAATTTGAAATCTCTAAATGGAAAAGATTAGCCATTGCTCCTTCAACAACCTCCCACTCTTCTAGGTTTGGCAAGTCATAAAGGAACAGAGACTTTAGTTGAGGAAAACCTTTGTCCAAGCAAACCATTTTGTTCCCAAGAAACGAATCCATTTGTAAGCGAAGAATTCTCAAGTTCGGCAGCTTCTCCAGTGTTGGCATTGGGTCTTCTGTAAGTTTAGATCCCAGCAGGTTCAATTTGGCTAGGTTTGCAGAGAATTGCTGACAATCTGGTAGCTTCTCTATCTGCCCTTCTATATGCAGCTTATAAAGATTAGGGCATCCTTGTATAACTTGAACGACTGTTGAATCTTCGTTACTAACAAAAGACAGTGATTGCAGGCGGTAAAATCTTGCACGAGGGGATCTGAAGATTGCCCCGAACTTTGGATCATCTATCACTAGTTTCTTAAGATGATTCAATCTTACCAGATCAGTTATCTCACATTTCTCTGCAGGAAAGTTCACTAGTGTCTGCAAGTTGACCAGATTAGCTAATTGCCATTTATAAGAATATTCACCGCAGGATTCAGGAAGATACAGGTGTCGTAATCGATGCAACCTCCATACTACGTTAGGTATTTGTACAGTTGAATTCCATGTCAACAAGTCTAGAGTTTGCAAGTACCTCAAGTTGCCTATTGTAGATGGCAACTCATCTATATCAGTATCTCTCAAGCTCAAGAATCTCAAGTGGATTAGCTTTCCAATCTCTTTCGGCAATTTTCCACCATGACTCTGAATACCCTCAAGATCCAAGACTCTTAGTAATTTGAAGTTCTTGAATACAGATTTTAACGATCCCCAGTTCTCTACATGGCATGCTTTTTCATGGAAATACAAAAGAGACCTGAGATGGGAATTTCTTTTGTATCCTGAGGGGATAAATTTATGAAGATCTCCTTCCAAAACAACTGCTAGCCTGCGAAGTCTACCAATTGACCTTGCTTCCCTCACCATAGACCAAGGAAAGGAATCTGCCGGGTGATCACTTGCAAGCGACTGATTGAAAACCTCAAGAAAATTTTCCTGCTTTGCTTTAGATACGCATAGATCTCTCATAAGATCATGCATGCGGCAAGTTCTAATCCTTCCAGTTGTGCCCCTCTCTACCACCTGAACCATACACCTCTCTACCAACTCGCCCAAATAACGCTGAGCCACATCCTCCATAGTTTCTTCCTCCACTCCATTGTACACACTAGATACAAAACCCTCAGCAACCCACATTCGTaacattttctttgtttgtatCTCACAATCTTCTGGGAAATGAGCCAGGTGAAGAAAGCATGGTTTCAACTGATATGGCAATTCATGGTAGCTTAAGGCTAGCACCTCAGCTACT includes:
- the LOC7490480 gene encoding probable serine/threonine-protein kinase PIX13 isoform X1; the encoded protein is MGILCCCSSGQSNPALDTGPAPVVLAPVSIPDPDIAPTSSGHLFEGEISFLVSDVTVNNWFSMVTMTFTRRRSAALGKNAPEDIELPALPDETPESKLRVFTFEQLKTAAFDFRSDMLLGKGGFGSVYKGLLKEKLFKGYTRKRRIAVKKLDSDSKQGLRQWQTEVGFLARVSHPNIVKLLGYCQENANKELLIVYQFMEKGSLNYHLFGKRSDRLLPWETRLKIITGMARALSYLHTMERPIIFRDFKTSNILLDETYTPKLSDFGLAKWGPNDGSSHVTGNVMGTYGYVGPEYKNGGKLYVKSDVYSYGVVLMEMLTGLRAIDKNRPPGQQDLREWALPFLSDRSRLRHIMDPRLQGKYGTKQASEIAVLAVRCVKANPTFRPSMKEVAETLDRLKLQK
- the LOC7490480 gene encoding probable serine/threonine-protein kinase PIX13 isoform X2, with translation MGILCCCTSGQSNPALDTGPAPVVLAPVSIPDPDIAPTSPGHFFEGEISFLVSDVTVNNWFSMVTMTFTRRRSAALGKNAPEDIELPALPDETPESKLRVFTFEQLKTAAFDFRSDMLLGKGGFGSVYKGLLKEKLFKGYTRKRRIAVKKLDSDSKQGLRQWQTEVGFLARVSHPNIVKLLGYCQENANKELLIVYQFMEKGSLNYHLFGKRSDRLLPWETRLKIITGMARALSYLHTMERPIIFRDFKTSNILLDETYTPKLSDFGLAKWGPNDGSSHVTGNVMGTYGYVGPEYKNGGKLYVKSDVYSYGVVLMEMLTGLRAIDKNRPPGQQDLREWALPFLSDRSRLRHIMDPRLQGKYGTKQASEIAVLAVRCVKANPTFRPSMKEVAETLDRLKLQK
- the LOC7490480 gene encoding probable serine/threonine-protein kinase PIX13 isoform X3, producing MVTMTFTRRRSAALGKNAPEDIELPALPDETPESKLRVFTFEQLKTAAFDFRSDMLLGKGGFGSVYKGLLKEKLFKGYTRKRRIAVKKLDSDSKQGLRQWQTEVGFLARVSHPNIVKLLGYCQENANKELLIVYQFMEKGSLNYHLFGKRSDRLLPWETRLKIITGMARALSYLHTMERPIIFRDFKTSNILLDETYTPKLSDFGLAKWGPNDGSSHVTGNVMGTYGYVGPEYKNGGKLYVKSDVYSYGVVLMEMLTGLRAIDKNRPPGQQDLREWALPFLSDRSRLRHIMDPRLQGKYGTKQASEIAVLAVRCVKANPTFRPSMKEVAETLDRLKLQK
- the LOC18107826 gene encoding putative disease resistance protein At1g50180, whose product is MAESAVSTVVQRLGDLLIQEAVFLDGVNEEVYGMQVELQRMQSFLRDADRRQDEEESVKNWVSEIRETAYDAEDIIEEFALKVALRRRSGMVNVMKRYATLAKETIELHNVGNEIQIIKNRISSLTNSLQTYGIIQRNDDWSPGLGRQQQQLRRSYSHIVEEDIVGLEEDVKVLAEQLVNSNGIVSICGMGGIGKTTLAKKVYHNSKVRHHFDAFAWAYVSQQCQVREVWEGILFKLTNPSKEQREEIANLRDEELVKRLYQVQLEKKCLVILDDIWTIPTWNNLCPAFPYWKTAGSKILLTTRKMDVALHPDPTCFLHVPPQLNDDESWELLKKKACVDNNYPDVRIRAEIERLGREMVGRCTGLPLAIIVLGGLLATKKTTFEWDVVRKNIISHLRRGKGDEQLLGVAEVLALSYHELPYQLKPCFLHLAHFPEDCEIQTKKMLRMWVAEGFVSSVYNGVEEETMEDVAQRYLGELVERCMVQVVERGTTGRIRTCRMHDLMRDLCVSKAKQENFLEVFNQSLASDHPADSFPWSMVREARSIGRLRRLAVVLEGDLHKFIPSGYKRNSHLRSLLYFHEKACHVENWGSLKSVFKNFKLLRVLDLEGIQSHGGKLPKEIGKLIHLRFLSLRDTDIDELPSTIGNLRYLQTLDLLTWNSTVQIPNVVWRLHRLRHLYLPESCGEYSYKWQLANLVNLQTLVNFPAEKCEITDLVRLNHLKKLVIDDPKFGAIFRSPRARFYRLQSLSFVSNEDSTVVQVIQGCPNLYKLHIEGQIEKLPDCQQFSANLAKLNLLGSKLTEDPMPTLEKLPNLRILRLQMDSFLGNKMVCLDKGFPQLKSLFLYDLPNLEEWEVVEGAMANLFHLEISNCTSLKTVPEGLRFITSLREMEIRSMLKAFRTRLEHGGEDYYKVQHVPSIAFRYCDY